In the Flagellimonas sp. MMG031 genome, one interval contains:
- a CDS encoding GatB/YqeY domain-containing protein → MGLQDKVMTEMKAAMKAKDTVALEALRAIKSAILLAKTDKGAGAELSEEDEIKLVQKLVKQRKDSAVIYQEQGREDLAEPELAQVAVIEKFLPEQLTEEEIEKVVVQTIDSVGASGMQDMGKVMGIVSKELAGRADGKTISAIVKAKLSS, encoded by the coding sequence ATGGGTTTGCAGGATAAGGTAATGACAGAAATGAAGGCCGCGATGAAGGCAAAGGATACTGTTGCCTTGGAAGCATTAAGAGCCATTAAGTCAGCAATTTTACTGGCCAAAACCGATAAAGGTGCTGGAGCGGAGTTGTCCGAAGAGGATGAGATAAAATTGGTTCAGAAATTGGTAAAGCAACGCAAGGATAGTGCTGTAATTTACCAAGAGCAGGGTCGTGAGGATTTGGCAGAACCAGAATTGGCTCAGGTTGCCGTGATTGAGAAGTTTTTGCCAGAGCAACTTACCGAAGAAGAAATCGAAAAAGTGGTGGTACAGACCATCGATTCGGTCGGAGCATCGGGAATGCAGGATATGGGCAAGGTAATGGGAATTGTTTCCAAAGAATTGGCCGGGCGGGCTGACGGGAAGACCATTTCAGCCATTGTCAAGGCAAAATTGAGTTCATAG